A window of the Miscanthus floridulus cultivar M001 chromosome 14, ASM1932011v1, whole genome shotgun sequence genome harbors these coding sequences:
- the LOC136504496 gene encoding glycine-rich RNA-binding protein 1-like produces MAASDVEYRCFVGGLAWATDDHSLQTAFSTYGEVLESKIILDRETQRSRGFGFVTFSTEEAMRSAIEGMNGKDLDGRNITVNEAQSRGGPRGGGGYGGGGGGYGRRDGGGYGGGGGYGGRDGGGYGGGGGYGGRGGGGYGGGGGGNRGGGGYGNSDGNWRN; encoded by the exons ATGGCGGCGTCGGACGTTGAGTACCGCTGCTTCGTCGGCGGCCTCGCCTGGGCCACGGACGACCACTCCCTCCAGACCGCCTTCAGCACCTACGGCGAGGTCCTCGAGTCCAAG ATCATCCTGGATCGGGAGACGCAGAGGTCCCGCGGCTTCGGCTTCGTCACCTTCTCGACGGAGGAGGCGATGCGGAGCGCCATCGAGGGCATGAACGGCAAGGATCTCGACGGCCGCAACATCACCGTCAACGAGGCCCAGTCCCGCGGCGGCCCGCGTGGAGGCGGCGGctacggcggtggcggtggcggttaCGGCCGCCGTGATGGAGGTGgctacggcggtggcggcggctacggcggccgtgatggaggtggctacggcggtggcggcggctacggcggccgtggcggtggtggctacggtgggggcggcggcggcaaccgcggcggcggcggctacggcAACTCCGATGGGAACTGGAGGAACTGA